A genomic region of Christiangramia sp. OXR-203 contains the following coding sequences:
- a CDS encoding MBL fold metallo-hydrolase yields the protein MAFRFEPILAEGIAQVSYFICDESAGCAAVIDPRSDADIYLQKARQYGVTITHVFETHIHADFMSGARELEARCKGSAKIFVSVEGDATYDFAYEPVREGDEFEFGQVKMMAKHTPGHTPEHLSYLLYESHKEDPWGIVTGDSLFVDSLGRPDLLGDEKTDELTKALFNTMREVFCKLRDEVIVYPCHAAGSACGPDIGDRMNTTIGYEKKHNPFMQMETFEEFKEAIQDSAPPVPTHYPKMKKLNAKGPETFGHTPPVRSLNVEEFEKEMKNPDTIIIDTRDMLAFGGGHIEGSLNIGQRPTLSVWAGWLIEIDAPLLLVLPEDKDLERVVTLLWRTGHTNFKGYLAGNMRSWQESGKQIKKLTQLSVHELSANNGQYQPLDVRKKKELQNGYIPDARHIFLGELSDKISTLNKKQKFAVYCASGYRASIAASLLQKNEFQNVNSIPGSFKAWKAADLSIENKSQYQKK from the coding sequence ATGGCTTTTAGATTTGAACCCATATTAGCAGAAGGTATCGCTCAGGTTTCATATTTTATATGTGATGAAAGTGCTGGGTGCGCTGCAGTTATAGATCCCCGGTCCGATGCCGATATTTACCTTCAAAAAGCACGGCAATATGGAGTAACTATTACACATGTTTTTGAAACCCACATCCATGCAGATTTTATGAGTGGGGCTCGTGAGTTGGAAGCCCGTTGCAAAGGAAGCGCTAAAATTTTTGTGAGCGTTGAAGGTGATGCCACATATGATTTTGCATATGAACCTGTTCGGGAAGGAGATGAGTTTGAATTCGGTCAAGTTAAAATGATGGCTAAGCATACTCCTGGTCATACACCCGAACATTTATCCTATTTATTATATGAATCGCATAAAGAAGACCCCTGGGGCATTGTAACTGGAGATTCACTGTTCGTTGATTCTTTAGGACGACCAGATTTATTGGGTGATGAGAAGACAGATGAATTGACCAAGGCCCTTTTTAACACCATGCGGGAAGTTTTCTGCAAACTGAGAGATGAAGTGATTGTTTATCCATGCCATGCAGCAGGCTCGGCCTGTGGTCCTGATATAGGCGACCGTATGAATACCACCATTGGATACGAGAAGAAACATAATCCATTTATGCAGATGGAGACTTTTGAGGAATTTAAAGAAGCCATTCAGGATAGTGCGCCTCCAGTACCTACTCATTATCCAAAGATGAAAAAACTTAACGCAAAGGGGCCAGAAACTTTTGGGCATACGCCCCCAGTCAGGTCTTTAAATGTAGAGGAGTTTGAAAAAGAAATGAAGAACCCCGATACGATCATTATCGATACGCGGGATATGTTGGCTTTTGGAGGCGGCCATATAGAAGGTTCTCTTAACATAGGACAACGTCCCACTCTATCGGTTTGGGCCGGTTGGTTAATTGAAATAGACGCTCCTCTTCTACTGGTCTTGCCTGAAGATAAAGATCTAGAACGGGTTGTAACTTTACTTTGGCGCACCGGACATACCAATTTTAAAGGCTATCTGGCTGGGAACATGCGCAGTTGGCAGGAATCGGGTAAACAAATTAAGAAATTGACCCAACTCAGTGTACATGAACTCAGCGCAAACAATGGGCAATATCAGCCATTGGATGTACGTAAAAAGAAAGAATTGCAAAATGGATACATACCTGATGCCAGGCATATTTTTCTTGGCGAACTCTCTGATAAGATAAGTACCTTAAATAAAAAACAAAAATTTGCCGTGTATTGCGCCAGCGGCTATAGAGCCAGCATTGCGGCCAGTCTTTTACAAAAAAATGAATTTCAGAATGTGAATAGCATTCCGGGAAGTTTTAAGGCATGGAAGGCTGCGGACTTATCAATTGAAAATAAATCACAATATCAAAAAAAGTAA
- the traM gene encoding conjugative transposon protein TraM: MKIEKNKIVVASIIAITIIFLISYTIMITGDDQNEDKNLKQTTVPELQEDPPSYDSKLDAINDLKEVRETNVPSIYDEKLMDSLGYYDAELPEKEKQHIIDSIYFLGERRYAEVSAVAARSKKSIPRKVQSTDTSAIREEVKIQAKEMGLEHQLFFASNPKSNKIAASGKTDPKILAVVDGTQVVRANSRLRLRLDQDATIGNKPVPKNTPLFGFVSFQPNRVLIEIENIKHQPTTLKAFDLQDGSEGIYVENNFREEATTEVLDDLLGEINIPNVPQVSGVGKLLKTKNRNVKVTVLNNFKLILKPGL, translated from the coding sequence ATGAAAATAGAAAAGAATAAGATCGTAGTTGCAAGTATCATCGCTATCACCATCATTTTTTTGATCTCTTATACGATCATGATCACAGGTGATGATCAAAATGAGGACAAGAACCTAAAACAAACAACGGTTCCAGAACTGCAGGAAGATCCACCATCCTATGATTCCAAACTGGATGCCATCAACGATTTAAAAGAGGTAAGAGAAACCAATGTCCCCAGTATTTATGACGAAAAACTGATGGATTCTCTGGGTTATTACGATGCAGAACTTCCCGAAAAGGAAAAACAGCACATTATCGATAGTATTTATTTTTTGGGAGAAAGAAGGTATGCGGAAGTAAGTGCGGTGGCTGCCCGGTCTAAAAAATCAATTCCCAGGAAAGTGCAAAGTACAGATACTTCAGCAATTCGGGAAGAAGTGAAGATCCAGGCTAAAGAGATGGGACTGGAGCATCAGCTATTTTTTGCATCCAATCCTAAATCAAACAAGATTGCAGCTTCCGGAAAAACCGATCCCAAAATTTTAGCTGTAGTCGATGGTACCCAGGTGGTCAGGGCTAATTCCCGGCTCCGTTTACGGTTGGACCAGGATGCGACTATTGGCAATAAGCCGGTCCCAAAGAATACCCCCCTTTTTGGTTTTGTAAGTTTTCAGCCTAACCGGGTGCTTATCGAAATAGAGAATATAAAACATCAACCAACCACATTAAAAGCTTTTGATCTACAGGATGGAAGTGAAGGTATTTATGTGGAAAATAATTTTCGTGAGGAAGCGACTACCGAAGTCCTGGATGATCTTTTAGGAGAGATCAATATTCCCAATGTTCCGCAGGTAAGTGGTGTAGGCAAACTTCTAAAAACCAAAAATCGTAATGTAAAAGTTACGGTCCTGAATAACTTTAAACTCATATTAAAACCAGGATTATAA
- the mobB gene encoding MobB family relaxase, translating into MYITITAQKLGGNYSQGSADFVDYLEKENEGLDPEEKEYFFNQYNDQISAEEVVWEINANTAKLEKTEPRFYTITISPSKYELNRLKNNSEDLKKYTREVMKDYVASFNRELNGRPVNIDDIKYYAKIEHQRFFKGTDTQVRENQPFATKILQIKNDIQKVERGEKLGNIAQMKRAISKLEKAAPHKQDGQRIVQGMAKEGSQSHIHIIVSRRDASNKYSLSPGSKYKASKVELNGKIVKRGFDRDKFFGKAEKTFDKNFGYQRNFVETYTARKEFIKNPRSYFSNLIKLPTSEKAIAMKMLKETGMPMMPNIPTNKAQLALKVFNRLRRGVDIAVKSSSIGI; encoded by the coding sequence ATGTATATCACGATCACAGCACAAAAATTAGGGGGGAATTACTCTCAGGGTTCAGCCGACTTCGTGGACTATCTGGAAAAGGAAAATGAGGGATTGGATCCAGAGGAAAAGGAGTACTTTTTCAATCAGTATAATGATCAAATTTCGGCAGAGGAAGTAGTTTGGGAAATTAATGCTAATACCGCTAAACTGGAAAAAACGGAACCAAGGTTTTATACTATTACGATAAGCCCTTCTAAATATGAATTGAACAGGTTGAAAAACAACAGCGAAGATTTAAAAAAATATACCCGAGAAGTGATGAAAGATTATGTGGCTTCTTTTAATCGTGAACTCAATGGCCGACCGGTCAATATTGATGATATAAAATACTACGCCAAAATTGAACATCAACGATTTTTTAAAGGCACCGATACACAGGTACGGGAAAATCAGCCCTTTGCTACCAAAATACTTCAAATAAAAAATGATATCCAAAAAGTTGAACGCGGAGAGAAACTCGGAAATATTGCCCAGATGAAACGGGCAATCTCTAAATTGGAAAAAGCAGCTCCCCATAAACAAGATGGGCAACGAATCGTTCAGGGAATGGCCAAAGAAGGGAGCCAAAGCCATATTCATATTATAGTGAGCCGCAGGGATGCTTCGAATAAATACAGCTTATCTCCCGGTAGCAAATACAAAGCATCGAAGGTTGAGCTAAATGGGAAAATAGTCAAACGGGGTTTTGACCGTGATAAGTTCTTTGGGAAAGCTGAAAAAACATTCGATAAAAACTTCGGATATCAACGGAATTTTGTGGAAACCTATACCGCTAGGAAAGAGTTCATTAAAAACCCTAGAAGTTATTTTTCAAATTTGATAAAACTGCCAACCAGTGAAAAAGCAATTGCCATGAAAATGCTAAAAGAAACCGGAATGCCTATGATGCCAAACATCCCAACCAATAAAGCCCAGTTGGCTTTAAAAGTATTTAACCGGTTGAGAAGGGGAGTGGATATAGCAGTTAAATCAAGCTCTATCGGAATTTAA
- a CDS encoding JAB domain-containing protein, with protein sequence MKTKVNEISIKYQGNFKISQAPKISSSVNAAELLYNTWNKDQIGLQETFKVMLLNNANKVKGIFEVSTGGITGTLVDLRILFAVILKSLSCSVILAHNHPSGTLKPSEADKRLTEKITKAAELLDIKVLDHLILTPDGDYVSFADEGIL encoded by the coding sequence ATGAAAACGAAAGTTAATGAAATATCGATAAAATATCAGGGGAATTTTAAGATCTCTCAGGCGCCTAAAATAAGTTCATCCGTTAATGCTGCTGAACTATTATACAATACCTGGAACAAAGACCAGATCGGCTTGCAGGAAACTTTTAAAGTAATGCTGCTTAATAACGCAAATAAAGTGAAAGGTATTTTTGAAGTTTCTACCGGTGGAATTACAGGTACTTTGGTAGATCTACGCATCTTGTTTGCGGTTATTCTTAAAAGCCTTTCCTGTTCTGTAATCCTTGCACATAATCATCCGTCCGGAACTTTGAAACCGAGCGAAGCAGATAAACGCCTGACTGAAAAAATTACCAAAGCAGCGGAACTGTTAGATATTAAAGTCCTGGATCATTTAATACTGACACCAGATGGTGATTATGTAAGCTTTGCGGATGAAGGTATCCTGTAA
- a CDS encoding DUF6088 family protein, protein MNIAASIKSKINKLDSGEVFTYDTLGIPPNEFLAAAKALSRLVEDDVIRRYKNGVYYKPKQTAFGELKPRETTLLDLYLFEKDKQIAYVTGLRLYNELGLTTQISNVVRVAGNKEIKAKIGNLVLKPAKAYVPVEENNVSLLQLLDVIKDFKNIPDMDKKRGITFLRKKIQELTDVEKNNLIAIAKAYPPKVRALLGAILEALSLNSFSTSLKDSINYLSTYKFGLSKSILPTISNWNIS, encoded by the coding sequence ATGAATATTGCAGCATCCATTAAAAGTAAAATTAATAAGTTAGATTCAGGAGAGGTTTTTACCTATGATACCCTTGGAATTCCTCCAAATGAATTCCTTGCTGCTGCAAAGGCATTAAGCCGATTAGTTGAGGATGATGTAATCAGGAGATATAAAAATGGGGTATATTACAAACCTAAACAAACTGCTTTTGGGGAATTAAAGCCCAGAGAAACTACACTACTTGACTTGTATCTCTTTGAAAAGGACAAGCAGATTGCATACGTTACCGGATTGCGACTATACAATGAACTGGGATTGACTACTCAAATCTCTAATGTGGTAAGGGTAGCTGGTAACAAAGAGATTAAAGCCAAAATAGGTAATCTTGTCCTTAAACCTGCAAAAGCGTATGTGCCTGTTGAAGAAAACAATGTATCGTTACTTCAATTATTAGACGTTATAAAAGATTTTAAAAATATTCCGGATATGGATAAAAAAAGGGGAATCACCTTTTTAAGGAAAAAAATTCAGGAGCTTACTGATGTAGAGAAAAATAATCTGATAGCAATTGCCAAAGCATATCCTCCAAAAGTGAGAGCACTGTTAGGGGCCATCCTTGAAGCTCTTTCTTTAAATTCCTTCAGTACATCACTTAAAGACAGTATCAATTATCTGAGTACTTATAAATTTGGCTTATCTAAAAGCATCTTACCTACGATCTCAAACTGGAATATTTCTTAA
- a CDS encoding type IV secretory system conjugative DNA transfer family protein, which yields MEEFNIVNITIIVTFCILLFFGLYRISRYAFLINSLLLIGFILYYFYPQLIIEGLLFVGCPLLLINTVFYVFCHSTEIKDKVARKYQVNFKTSGKDFKIGNIKRGASVIGSAGSGKTESVVYGFLKHFQQYNFCGVIHDYKDFELTEMAYPLFKDSDIPFKIISFDKIIHRVNPIAPRYLENEESVNEISRVLIENLLEQKETGTSGTTKFFNDAAEGLIGGMIWKLKTSYPQYCTLPHLIAIYQFLDTESLIAFLDSNRTSRAMADAFISGKDSERQTAGVKSTLANALKRISTQSIFMALSADDVPLNINNPENPAVISVVNNPKFESSYSAVIAAIIHTITKQMSVRNSNPSFLLMEEAPTLRLLNMHRIPATLRSYDIATVYVMQDKIQNDMMYGDKASKAILSNLSYQFFGKVNDPDTAKYYERFFEIIKDPTKSVSSGHNLNFDTRVITGENEIPKIRADVFFRLKQGEFITYADGKDKKVQFKLQRIVRELPVKAQEFSSTDLERNFERIYQEAKSIFK from the coding sequence ATGGAAGAATTCAACATTGTAAATATCACCATAATCGTCACTTTTTGTATTCTGCTTTTTTTCGGTTTATACCGTATTTCCAGATATGCATTTTTGATCAATTCCCTTTTGCTAATAGGGTTTATTCTTTACTACTTTTATCCCCAGCTGATTATAGAAGGCCTACTGTTTGTGGGTTGCCCCTTATTACTAATCAATACGGTTTTCTATGTTTTTTGTCATTCCACTGAAATAAAGGATAAGGTTGCCAGGAAGTACCAGGTAAATTTTAAAACCAGTGGCAAAGACTTTAAAATTGGGAATATCAAACGCGGTGCATCTGTCATCGGTTCTGCCGGTAGTGGAAAAACGGAAAGTGTGGTCTATGGTTTTCTAAAGCATTTTCAGCAGTACAATTTCTGTGGGGTGATTCATGATTACAAGGATTTTGAACTTACCGAAATGGCTTATCCGCTTTTTAAGGATTCAGATATTCCTTTTAAGATCATTTCCTTTGATAAGATTATTCACCGGGTCAATCCGATTGCACCCCGCTATCTGGAAAATGAAGAGAGCGTCAATGAAATTTCCAGAGTCCTTATTGAAAATCTATTAGAGCAAAAAGAAACAGGCACCAGTGGAACCACAAAATTCTTTAATGATGCTGCAGAAGGTTTAATAGGAGGGATGATCTGGAAATTGAAAACATCCTATCCACAGTACTGCACTTTACCCCATTTGATAGCGATATATCAATTTCTGGATACTGAGAGCCTTATAGCCTTTTTGGACTCGAACAGAACTTCCAGGGCGATGGCAGATGCCTTTATTAGCGGTAAAGATTCGGAAAGACAGACAGCAGGAGTAAAGAGTACCCTGGCCAATGCCTTAAAACGAATCAGTACCCAAAGTATATTTATGGCGCTTTCTGCAGATGACGTTCCTCTAAACATAAATAACCCCGAAAATCCCGCAGTAATTTCCGTAGTGAATAACCCTAAATTTGAATCTTCCTATTCTGCGGTAATTGCAGCCATTATCCATACCATTACCAAACAAATGAGTGTACGTAATTCCAATCCGTCATTTCTATTGATGGAAGAAGCACCTACCTTACGCTTACTGAATATGCACCGCATTCCGGCTACTTTAAGAAGTTATGATATTGCCACTGTATATGTGATGCAGGATAAGATCCAGAACGATATGATGTATGGGGATAAAGCTAGTAAGGCTATACTAAGCAATCTATCTTACCAGTTCTTTGGGAAGGTAAATGATCCTGATACCGCGAAATATTATGAACGTTTCTTTGAAATTATAAAGGATCCGACTAAGAGTGTGAGTAGTGGCCATAACCTGAATTTCGATACACGAGTGATTACCGGGGAAAATGAAATTCCGAAAATTAGAGCAGATGTTTTCTTTCGATTGAAACAGGGTGAGTTCATTACCTATGCTGATGGGAAGGATAAAAAAGTACAGTTTAAATTACAAAGGATTGTAAGAGAGCTCCCAGTAAAAGCTCAGGAGTTTTCTTCAACCGATTTGGAAAGGAATTTTGAAAGAATTTATCAGGAAGCTAAATCCATTTTTAAATAA
- a CDS encoding DUF4138 domain-containing protein translates to MKTYLLISAMLLTGIQLYSQKAERLDTIFANEYKNVALFFPQPISQGITGASHFVFSHNRERQQHFALLQAKPGKESNLLVIDAGGSVYSYILKYKKDLSRLNYFIQSTARIGTEKRDLPAPFKDVEPKPNQLDRDTHYRNFCFYLLNKKERIGRVKKRNQGIILSVENIVFNQNELYFVIQIENQSSLDYDVNFLNLSVATRQKGKKKSMQSLKKDLVFAYKAPTKIKEGHTARLVYVFPKFSLSNDRQVLLELNEGKGERDVVLKISHRLINNPN, encoded by the coding sequence ATGAAAACATATCTTCTTATTTCCGCGATGCTCTTAACAGGCATCCAACTTTATTCTCAAAAGGCAGAACGCTTGGACACGATTTTTGCCAATGAGTACAAAAATGTAGCTCTATTTTTTCCGCAACCTATCAGCCAGGGTATTACAGGTGCCAGCCATTTTGTTTTTAGCCATAATAGGGAAAGACAACAACATTTTGCTTTATTACAGGCCAAACCAGGTAAAGAGAGTAATCTTCTGGTAATAGATGCCGGAGGTTCGGTGTACTCTTATATACTTAAGTATAAGAAGGATCTCTCCAGATTGAACTATTTCATCCAGAGTACAGCCCGAATAGGCACTGAAAAGCGTGATCTGCCAGCCCCCTTTAAGGATGTAGAACCAAAACCAAACCAGCTCGACAGAGACACCCATTATCGAAATTTTTGTTTCTATCTACTGAATAAAAAGGAACGGATTGGTAGGGTAAAGAAAAGAAACCAGGGCATCATCTTAAGTGTTGAAAATATAGTTTTTAACCAGAACGAACTGTATTTTGTAATTCAGATTGAGAACCAATCCAGCCTGGATTATGATGTCAATTTTCTAAATCTGTCTGTGGCTACCAGGCAAAAAGGAAAGAAAAAATCGATGCAATCACTTAAAAAAGATCTCGTGTTTGCCTATAAAGCTCCTACGAAAATTAAAGAAGGTCACACTGCTCGATTGGTGTATGTATTTCCTAAGTTTTCTCTGAGTAACGACCGGCAGGTATTACTGGAGCTTAACGAAGGAAAGGGTGAAAGGGACGTGGTATTAAAAATCTCTCATCGGTTAATAAATAATCCTAATTAA
- a CDS encoding BfmA/BtgA family mobilization protein: MDEKFKKEQFETLKIKSSVAKKFRRFSRAISKSQSISLLLMIEFFEENGISPTESMGPKMQTLENLIKKRINGVIAILKDIEKGQTKPTVAMLQSLFEESATKKEPLILEKKNSQENQPKYQERINKDT; the protein is encoded by the coding sequence ATGGATGAAAAATTTAAAAAAGAGCAATTCGAGACATTGAAGATCAAGTCTTCCGTAGCTAAAAAGTTTAGACGGTTTAGCCGTGCCATCTCAAAATCCCAATCGATAAGCCTGCTGTTGATGATTGAGTTTTTTGAAGAGAATGGCATTTCTCCCACGGAATCTATGGGCCCAAAAATGCAAACCCTGGAAAACCTGATTAAAAAAAGGATCAATGGAGTCATCGCTATCTTAAAAGATATTGAGAAAGGACAAACCAAACCTACCGTAGCAATGCTTCAATCCTTATTTGAGGAGTCAGCAACAAAAAAAGAACCTCTTATTCTGGAGAAGAAAAATTCTCAAGAAAACCAACCTAAGTATCAAGAACGCATTAATAAGGATACATAA
- a CDS encoding protein tyrosine phosphatase family protein yields MENEIKKVNDEISVAAYDPNENSFKTFADKGFKSVINLQTDEEEQNVSQEKEKELAKKLNLEYKHIGISKDNLSDAIVNNFRQELESLPKPILVHCKSGKRSGAFVMMHIGCQKDMSGEEVIKQAEEMGFECDVPELEQFLKKYVNDH; encoded by the coding sequence ATGGAAAATGAAATCAAAAAAGTAAATGATGAAATTTCGGTGGCAGCATATGATCCGAATGAAAACAGCTTTAAAACTTTTGCTGATAAGGGTTTTAAGTCGGTTATTAATTTGCAGACCGATGAAGAAGAACAAAATGTTTCCCAAGAGAAAGAAAAAGAGCTGGCTAAGAAGCTTAACCTTGAATACAAACATATTGGTATATCTAAGGATAACTTATCAGATGCAATCGTTAATAATTTCCGACAGGAGCTTGAATCTCTTCCAAAACCAATCTTGGTTCATTGCAAATCAGGAAAACGTTCAGGCGCCTTTGTAATGATGCATATTGGGTGCCAGAAGGATATGTCCGGGGAAGAAGTGATTAAACAGGCTGAAGAAATGGGTTTTGAATGTGATGTACCGGAATTGGAGCAGTTTCTCAAGAAATATGTAAACGATCATTAA
- a CDS encoding conjugal transfer protein TraK, which produces MKTPYKDIYTVLKLNRFIVLAIVISAQIFSAFALWVTFTTNKKALNSAFAINNDGSIIPLKLVTQKENFQVEALAHLNLFHTYFYGIDATNYEKNLEKALWLGNSSVADLYRQKKADGVYNRLLQYSLVQKVISIESDIEEMDDQYRFRTKTIFEINRGSIVDTYELISTGKLITVDRHFPNNPHGLLITDYFENSLRKIVPES; this is translated from the coding sequence ATGAAAACTCCTTATAAAGATATTTATACAGTCTTAAAGCTCAACCGATTTATAGTATTAGCTATTGTTATAAGCGCACAAATATTTAGTGCATTTGCCCTCTGGGTCACCTTCACAACGAATAAAAAAGCGTTGAACTCTGCTTTTGCCATTAACAATGACGGGAGTATTATTCCATTAAAGCTAGTCACCCAAAAAGAAAATTTCCAGGTGGAAGCATTAGCACATCTGAATTTGTTCCACACCTACTTCTATGGTATTGACGCCACCAATTATGAGAAGAACCTGGAAAAGGCCTTATGGCTGGGTAATAGTTCTGTTGCCGATCTATATCGTCAGAAAAAGGCCGATGGAGTTTATAATCGCCTGCTTCAGTATTCATTAGTACAGAAGGTCATCAGTATCGAATCGGACATCGAAGAAATGGATGATCAGTACAGGTTTAGAACCAAAACCATTTTTGAAATCAACCGAGGCTCTATTGTGGACACTTATGAACTTATTTCCACAGGAAAACTTATAACGGTAGACCGGCATTTTCCAAATAATCCACATGGCCTCCTGATCACGGATTACTTTGAAAACAGCCTAAGAAAAATCGTTCCTGAATCTTAA
- a CDS encoding nucleotidyl transferase AbiEii/AbiGii toxin family protein produces the protein MKLHHYKAAFEGAIVATAQHFGISEIYVEKDYWVTFALKIIFTEPNSKDIAVFKGGTSLSKCYGIIQRFSEDIDLVVIKEDGETDNSLKRKLKKVTSVLESEMKLVPDHPLENKKGKIRKLVYGYDKVGVKGIYGEVRDQIVLEVSSLGRSYPSQKVSVHSMITQFIATTNNQDLIKEYQLEPFNLTAISIERTFCEKIISLVRFSYTENPLEDLKNKIRHTYDLHQLLQECKISTFLKSDDFETMLLQVGKDDDKAIPTDKEWLSRHPSESLFFKNTGKVWESLSPTYNGQFRELLTGELPDEKEVLQSLMNIASRLKDIKWSI, from the coding sequence ATGAAATTACATCACTATAAAGCCGCTTTTGAAGGTGCCATCGTGGCCACTGCCCAACATTTCGGAATTTCCGAAATCTATGTAGAAAAAGATTATTGGGTGACCTTTGCCCTTAAAATCATCTTTACGGAGCCCAACTCCAAAGATATTGCCGTTTTCAAGGGAGGAACTTCGCTGTCTAAATGTTACGGTATCATTCAACGGTTTTCCGAGGATATAGATCTCGTTGTCATAAAAGAGGATGGAGAAACGGATAACTCTTTAAAAAGAAAACTTAAGAAGGTCACAAGCGTGTTGGAATCAGAAATGAAGCTTGTTCCTGATCACCCCCTGGAAAATAAAAAAGGCAAAATCAGAAAGTTGGTGTACGGTTATGATAAAGTCGGGGTAAAGGGTATATATGGGGAGGTCCGGGACCAGATTGTTTTGGAAGTTTCCAGTTTAGGCAGATCTTACCCTTCGCAAAAAGTAAGCGTACACTCCATGATCACACAGTTTATTGCTACAACAAACAATCAGGACCTTATAAAAGAATATCAACTCGAACCTTTTAATCTAACGGCAATAAGCATCGAACGAACCTTTTGTGAGAAAATCATCAGCCTGGTGAGATTTTCATATACGGAGAATCCTTTAGAGGATTTAAAAAATAAGATCCGACATACCTACGATTTACACCAGTTATTGCAGGAGTGTAAAATTTCGACATTCCTAAAATCAGATGATTTTGAAACAATGCTTTTGCAGGTGGGAAAAGATGATGATAAAGCTATTCCCACAGATAAAGAATGGTTATCCAGACATCCGTCAGAATCTTTATTTTTTAAAAATACCGGGAAGGTTTGGGAAAGTTTAAGCCCAACTTATAATGGTCAATTCAGGGAATTACTAACCGGAGAACTTCCAGACGAAAAAGAAGTATTGCAATCCTTAATGAATATCGCATCAAGACTAAAAGATATAAAGTGGTCTATCTGA
- a CDS encoding single-stranded DNA-binding protein yields MSTLRNKVQLIGNVGQTPEIKNLESGKKVASFSIATNEFYKNSKGEKVQDTQWHNVVTWGKTAEIVENYVGTGKEIAIEGKLTTRSYETKEGEKRYVTEVVASEILLLGNGTAKTESQQ; encoded by the coding sequence ATGAGTACGCTTAGAAACAAAGTTCAGTTAATCGGAAATGTGGGACAAACCCCGGAAATCAAAAATCTTGAAAGTGGTAAAAAAGTAGCCAGCTTTTCAATTGCAACCAATGAATTTTATAAAAATTCAAAAGGAGAAAAAGTACAGGATACGCAATGGCACAATGTTGTGACATGGGGAAAAACCGCTGAAATCGTAGAGAATTATGTGGGCACTGGAAAAGAAATTGCCATTGAAGGTAAATTGACCACTCGATCCTATGAGACCAAAGAAGGAGAGAAGCGATATGTCACCGAAGTGGTAGCCAGTGAAATTCTTCTTTTAGGTAATGGAACTGCTAAGACAGAAAGCCAGCAGTAG